A genomic segment from Cyprinus carpio isolate SPL01 chromosome A4, ASM1834038v1, whole genome shotgun sequence encodes:
- the LOC109067872 gene encoding sortilin-like isoform X1 translates to MNWTLLVLGSVCLLVLGQDAFVHGKRNARTVTFSRAARGHSRHRRDTWTGQAHFTACKSPLSSKDQALLLSHTHETVFHGDDGSSFTLTWVGDGTGVILVLSTLSAPSDSFYEGGSSRLYRSEDYGKSFHDVSHAIKNTFIKKDFGISAGPGNPQQVILTANLPFTETPGGVIFTSVDAGVTFRSVQLPFHPAQAIQFHYQDPKYLVVISIDGGLWLSQDFGNSWSKVHEGVHTFTWGSGITLFFSSSPKGTVEAARRGELILRRTQDFGKTFTTIAKNVFSFRYIGGFLFTSVMEKLSSPRVIYVSSDQGDHLQKAQLPSTTTEQFYSVLDGDEDMIFMHVDSPGEDTYFGTIYTSDDRGILYSKSLERHLFGGEGKSDFTNVTSLRGVYFTNILEEDGRIRSVISFDRGRRWRFLKKPENVNCSDSSKKCNLHIHGEHSHFSGITPMLPLSEPTAIGLVIAHGSVGDSISAVRPDVYVSGDGGYTWWGTLRGPHHYTILDSGGLIVAVEAHRDRQISSIKFSTDEGQCWKIFNFTSHPIFLAGLASEPGTKTMNISIFGYRPDDDDQPIWVAVTIDFEHLLTRECDEQDYVQWLAHSDYDSDPETDGCLLGYKETFRRLKKLSACRNGRGYVVSRQQHPCPCTRDDYMCEYGFYLHENTLECLLQPDFLNLTQYISLNGDVEDLQNTGYRKIPGDKCEGGFSPPRREGEDILPASSNSHTVRSLGMLVLIVVCTCVGVIGLVITAALIITSRRINFRQRSPAYRFSVLRLKDDDLCGSNDSSPNSKLNGFQVQEDSDDDLIE, encoded by the exons ACTGTGTTTCATGGTGATGATGGATCCAGTTTTACCCTCACATGGGTTGGAGATGGAACTGGG GTAATCCTGGTCCTTTCCACACTCAGCGCTCCCTCGGACTCATTTTATGAAGGCGGTTCATCACGTCTTTATAGGAG TGAAGACTATGGAAAGTCTTTTCATGATGTCTCCCAtgccattaaaaacacatttataaagaaGGACTTTGGGATAAGTGCTGGACCTGGGAACCCTCAACAG GTGATTCTAACAGCCAACCTGCCTTTCACCGAGACCCCAGGAGGAGTCATTTTTACGTCAGTAGATGCTGGTGTGACGTTCAGATCAGTGCAGCTTCCATTCCATCCAGCACAGGCCATTCAGTTCCACTACCAGGACCCAAAATACCTTGTGGTCATCAGCATTGAC ggTGGGCTATGGCTCTCACAAGACTTTGGGAACAGTTGGTCTAAAGTTCACGAAGGAGTTCACACGTTCACATG gGGGTCTGGAATCACTCTTTTCTTCAGTTCCAGCCCAAAAGGAACTG TGGAGGCAGCAAGACGAGGCGAGCTTATTCTAAGACGGACGCAGGATTTCGGCAAAACTTTCACCACCATTGCCAAGAACGTCTTCTCCTTCAGATATATCGGTGGCTTCCTGTTTACCTCTGTCATGGAGAAACTG TCCTCTCCCCGTGTCATCTATGTGTCCTCGGACCAGGGTGACCATTTACAAAAAGCTCAGCTACCATCAACAACTACAGAGCAG TTCTACTCCGTTTTGGACGGCGACGAGGACATGATCTTCATGCATGTGGACAGCCCTGGAG AAGACACATATTTTGGGACAATCTACACCTCTGATGACCGTGGAATCCTGTATTCGAAGTCTCTGGAGCGCCACCTTTTCGGCGGGGAGGGGAAGAGCGATTTCACTAACGTTACATCTTTGAGAGGAGTCTATTTCACCAACATACTGGAGGAGG ATGGACGCATTCGTTCAGTCATTTCGTTCGACAGAGGCAGGCGATGGAGATTTCTGAAGAAGCCAGAGAATGTGAATTGTTCAGACAGCTCAAAAAAG TGTAACCTGCATATCCATGGAGAGCACAGTCACTTCAGTGGAATCACTCCCATGCTGCCTCTCTCTGAACCTACCGCCATTGGTCTGGTCATCGCTCACG GTAGTGTCGGTGACTCCATTTCAGCGGTTCGGCCGGATGTGTATGTGTCTGGGGACGGAGGTTACACCTGGTGGGGGACTCTGAGAGGACCTCACCACTACACCATCCTAGACTCTGGAGGCCTGATAGTGGCTGTGGAGGCgcatagagacagacagatcaGCTCAATAAA GTTTTCCACAGATGAAGGACAGTgctggaaaatatttaatttcaccaGCCACCCGATCTTCTTGGCCGGACTGGCATCCGAGCCAGGCACTAAGACAATGAATATCAGCATTTTCGGCTACCGACCAGATGATGATGATCAGCCCATATGGGTGGCTGTCACCATAGACTTTGAGCACCTGCTCACCAGAGAAT GTGATGAACAGGACTATGTGCAGTGGTTGGCGCACTCTGACTATGACTCTGACCCAGAAACAGACGGTTGCCTCTTGGGCTACAAAGAAACATTTAGAAGACTGAAGAAACTGTCAGCATGTAGAAATGGGAGAGGATATGTGGTCAGCAGGCAGCAGCACCCTTGTCCTTGCACTAGAGATGACTATATGTG CGAGTATGGTTTCTATCTGCATGAAAACACTTTGGAGTGTCTCCTACAACCTGACTTCTTGAATCTAACCCAGTATATTAGCTTAAATGGGGACGTAGAAGACCTTCAGAATACAGG GTATCGTAAGATTCCTGGTGATAAATGTGAGGGAGGTTTCAGCCCTCCAAGAAGAGAAGGGGAGGACATTTTACCAGCCTCCTCAAATTCGCATACTGTGAGATCA TTGGGCATGCTGGTTCTTATTGTGGTGTGCACTTGCGTGGGGGTCATTGGTTTGGTTATTACTGCAGCTTTGATAATCACTTCAAGGAGAATAAACTTTAGGCAAAG GTCACCTGCATATCGCTTTTCCGTTCTGCGACTCAAAGATGATGATCTGTGTGGTAGCAACGACAGCAGCCCCAATAGCAAACTAAATGGTTTCCAAGTCCAGGAGGATTCTGATGAT gaTCTCATTGAATGA